In one Cloacibacillus porcorum genomic region, the following are encoded:
- a CDS encoding dihydroorotase codes for MESEKWVIKNGTIVNPEYGEIKADIKIENGIVTAIGRGLCEEGCKVYDAADKYLFPGFIDTHVHLGNFNSFEDDCRSETISAAAGGVTTVCQMAKASKLTKFRPPQTSYHEVLDEITDIIDNNSSVDIALHLNLSSYEQIDEIASYAELGHTSFKFFMSYVGMEGAIKMGAIGVRDGIIYAALNKVSEVPGTLAIVHCENDDLIEFFQRSMTEKDKENISFSDFAKSRPSIAEAENIHRLLYYAAETGATVYVPHVSSIKAINVVKEARKNSGVKVFVETCPQYLVLTHEEANKMPGAIAKVTPTMRNRETLDYLWECIKDGTINTIGTDHCSLGLDKKKSVWYSPGGFPGIETIAPLIITEARKRGISLQRVSQILSYNAAKIFGMLPRKGTLRIGADADIAILDLNKEVTIKAENLHSSSTFTPYEGFKTKAYVEATFLRGDLIWRDGDLLKAKTGKTVLRKPLE; via the coding sequence ATGGAATCTGAAAAATGGGTCATCAAGAACGGCACCATCGTCAATCCTGAATATGGTGAAATTAAAGCTGACATTAAAATTGAAAACGGGATTGTTACCGCAATCGGAAGAGGCCTTTGTGAGGAAGGCTGTAAGGTGTATGACGCAGCTGATAAATATTTGTTCCCGGGGTTTATAGATACTCATGTTCATCTGGGGAATTTTAATTCCTTTGAAGACGACTGCCGCTCTGAAACGATATCAGCCGCGGCAGGCGGAGTTACGACTGTATGCCAGATGGCAAAAGCTTCAAAACTTACGAAATTTAGGCCGCCCCAGACCAGCTACCATGAAGTTCTGGATGAAATAACAGACATAATTGACAATAATTCTTCAGTTGACATCGCCTTGCATCTTAACTTAAGCTCTTATGAACAGATAGATGAAATAGCCTCCTATGCGGAGCTCGGCCATACCTCATTCAAGTTCTTCATGAGCTACGTAGGTATGGAGGGGGCTATTAAAATGGGGGCTATCGGAGTAAGAGACGGCATTATATATGCCGCCTTAAACAAAGTTTCCGAAGTGCCCGGCACATTGGCGATTGTACACTGTGAAAATGACGACCTTATTGAATTTTTCCAGAGATCTATGACGGAAAAAGATAAAGAAAATATATCCTTTTCAGATTTTGCTAAGAGCCGCCCCTCTATAGCGGAAGCGGAAAATATACACAGACTGCTATATTACGCCGCTGAAACGGGGGCAACAGTCTATGTGCCGCACGTATCTTCCATAAAAGCCATAAACGTTGTGAAAGAAGCGCGTAAAAACAGCGGCGTGAAGGTATTCGTAGAAACCTGTCCCCAATACCTTGTACTGACTCACGAAGAGGCAAATAAAATGCCCGGAGCAATTGCTAAGGTTACCCCAACAATGCGGAACCGGGAAACATTGGATTATTTGTGGGAATGCATTAAAGATGGAACTATAAATACCATTGGAACAGACCATTGTTCTCTGGGCCTCGACAAAAAGAAAAGTGTATGGTACAGCCCTGGCGGTTTTCCTGGAATTGAAACTATAGCTCCTTTAATTATTACCGAAGCAAGAAAAAGAGGTATTTCTTTACAAAGAGTTTCGCAAATTCTTTCTTACAATGCGGCGAAAATTTTTGGGATGTTGCCTAGAAAAGGGACTCTTCGAATTGGAGCCGATGCAGATATTGCAATTTTAGACTTAAACAAAGAAGTTACAATTAAAGCTGAAAACCTTCATTCCTCAAGTACATTTACTCCCTATGAAGGTTTTAAAACAAAGGCTTATGTTGAAGCAACTTTCTTACGTGGGGATCTAATATGGAGAGACGGTGATTTACTCAAGGCAAAGACAGGTAAAACGGTATTAAGAAAGCCGCTAGAATAA
- a CDS encoding NifU family protein, with protein MVVDKEVVKSALEPLEESFASDGSKIEISSIEGNTVNIKIVVFPGGCRECILPADYLEEMFKNNIEEEAEEEVQVHVEIEDHSKEH; from the coding sequence ATGGTGGTAGATAAGGAAGTAGTAAAGAGCGCATTAGAGCCGCTCGAAGAGAGTTTCGCATCAGATGGTTCCAAAATTGAGATTAGCTCAATTGAAGGCAACACAGTTAATATTAAAATTGTAGTTTTCCCCGGCGGCTGCCGCGAGTGCATCCTTCCTGCCGACTACCTTGAGGAAATGTTTAAGAACAATATAGAAGAAGAGGCAGAGGAAGAGGTTCAGGTACACGTTGAAATAGAAGACCACTCTAAAGAACATTAA